A part of Melittangium boletus DSM 14713 genomic DNA contains:
- a CDS encoding peptidoglycan recognition protein family protein — MAKPTMMTVSLRALFAVGGNRQARWGSTESHPVAKATVGIEGTELSTTTLTYGNAQLDVSALSSGEYILALTPDAGNLLRPTSEPVNASDGNTTDAPGTCRYRPLKIKLSLSNSNGVVKIEAADTCDEATHGVAFIQSSTSLLVDWKPDWIACRHSGVRPAKVTPTVVLLHRTGGPTPGSAIDTFLPAPTSSHYLVDTDGHIIKLVHEDLVANHAGMSWWNGQNRVGNISVGIEIVNSDGDFTQPQYDAVIRIIKDLKLKYPSITRHGVLGHGEVRVRNDKNLAQFIKQPTKTPLHDLTLENRPGCPGVFFDWTQLESEELSSKADPSLFSENAIGQEYDGYFKDNPYAKLTNLTTDAKVLKKDKTSYGVIASLQADLSTLGYSVNAVDGVTPTGTYDAATQAAVDRFRRRYVPGSVKSNATLSPIFDRATAIALKRVLLDRQR, encoded by the coding sequence ATGGCCAAACCCACGATGATGACGGTAAGCTTGCGCGCCTTGTTCGCAGTAGGTGGAAATCGCCAGGCCAGATGGGGTTCAACAGAGTCCCATCCAGTGGCCAAGGCCACGGTGGGAATCGAAGGAACAGAACTCAGTACAACAACCCTCACGTATGGGAATGCGCAACTGGATGTCTCCGCACTTTCCTCCGGAGAGTACATCCTGGCATTGACTCCTGATGCGGGGAACCTACTGAGACCTACCAGTGAGCCCGTGAACGCATCCGACGGCAACACGACGGATGCGCCGGGCACGTGCCGCTATCGCCCACTCAAGATCAAGCTATCGCTGTCGAATTCGAATGGTGTCGTGAAAATAGAGGCCGCGGACACCTGCGACGAGGCCACGCACGGCGTTGCCTTCATCCAATCCTCCACCAGTCTGCTCGTCGATTGGAAGCCCGACTGGATTGCATGCAGGCATAGCGGAGTGCGCCCAGCCAAGGTCACTCCAACAGTCGTTCTACTGCACCGAACCGGAGGACCCACACCAGGCTCCGCGATTGACACGTTTCTCCCCGCCCCCACATCAAGTCACTACCTGGTCGACACCGATGGACACATCATCAAACTGGTCCATGAAGACCTGGTGGCGAACCATGCGGGAATGAGTTGGTGGAACGGCCAAAACCGCGTCGGAAACATCTCGGTGGGAATCGAGATCGTCAACTCCGATGGAGACTTCACGCAGCCTCAGTACGACGCCGTCATCCGCATCATCAAGGATCTCAAGCTCAAGTACCCCTCCATCACTCGGCATGGAGTACTGGGTCACGGCGAGGTGCGGGTGCGTAACGACAAGAACCTTGCCCAATTCATCAAGCAACCCACGAAGACCCCACTTCATGACCTGACTCTCGAGAACCGTCCGGGGTGCCCTGGGGTCTTTTTTGATTGGACCCAACTCGAGAGCGAGGAACTGTCCTCGAAGGCGGATCCCTCCCTTTTCTCGGAGAACGCAATCGGGCAGGAGTACGACGGTTACTTCAAGGACAATCCCTACGCCAAACTCACGAATCTCACGACAGACGCCAAGGTGCTGAAGAAGGACAAAACCTCCTATGGTGTCATCGCCAGTCTACAAGCGGACTTGTCGACCCTGGGCTACTCCGTCAACGCGGTGGACGGAGTGACACCCACCGGCACATACGATGCCGCGACCCAAGCGGCCGTGGACCGATTCCGCCGACGCTATGTACCAGGCTCGGTCAAAAGCAACGCGACTCTGAGTCCCATCTTCGATCGGGCTACAGCCATCGCACTCAAGCGGGTGTTATTGGATCGTCAGCGATGA
- a CDS encoding SDR family oxidoreductase: protein MSVSRRGLLIGAAALGASWSLGCASTRKVSGGGGGKRILILGGTAFLGPQLVEAAQARGHTVTLFNRGKTRPELFPNVEKLRGDRDPLKGEGLKALEGRSWDAVIDTSGYVPRLVRASASLLAPHVGQYVFISSISVYKEMTRPDLDERAAVATVADTQDEKVGEANYGALKALCEQEAEAAFPGRATNIRPGLIVGPGDPTQRFTYWPVRVARGGEVLAPGSERDPVQFIDVRDLAEWTILALENRDVGIFNAVGPEKPYTVGEMLAACKQASGSDATFTWADAAFLEEQKVSGWSDLPVWVPPTGEESGLSRVSIAKAVERGLKFRPVVDTARDTLTWFNGLSPERQEALRKRGGLSPEREREVLALWHQRKAGASQAG, encoded by the coding sequence ATGTCGGTGTCTCGTAGAGGGTTGTTGATCGGTGCCGCCGCGTTGGGGGCGTCCTGGTCCCTGGGGTGCGCCTCCACGCGGAAGGTCTCCGGGGGCGGTGGTGGCAAACGCATCCTGATTCTAGGCGGGACGGCCTTCCTGGGGCCTCAACTGGTGGAGGCGGCCCAGGCACGGGGCCACACCGTCACGCTCTTCAACCGGGGCAAGACGCGGCCCGAGCTCTTCCCGAACGTGGAGAAGCTGCGCGGGGATCGGGATCCGCTCAAGGGCGAGGGGTTGAAGGCGCTCGAGGGCCGGAGCTGGGATGCCGTCATCGACACGTCCGGGTATGTGCCCCGCCTCGTGCGCGCCTCGGCGAGCCTCCTGGCGCCGCACGTAGGCCAGTACGTCTTCATCTCCAGCATCTCCGTCTACAAGGAGATGACCCGGCCGGACCTGGACGAGCGCGCGGCCGTGGCCACGGTGGCGGATACCCAGGACGAGAAGGTGGGGGAGGCGAACTACGGCGCGCTCAAGGCGCTCTGCGAGCAGGAGGCGGAGGCGGCCTTCCCCGGACGCGCCACGAACATCCGCCCGGGGCTCATCGTGGGGCCGGGTGACCCGACGCAGCGCTTCACCTACTGGCCCGTGCGCGTGGCGCGGGGCGGCGAGGTGCTGGCCCCGGGCTCGGAGCGGGATCCGGTGCAGTTCATCGACGTGCGGGACCTGGCCGAGTGGACGATCCTCGCCCTGGAGAACCGGGACGTGGGCATCTTCAACGCCGTGGGCCCCGAGAAGCCATACACCGTGGGGGAGATGCTGGCGGCGTGCAAGCAGGCCAGCGGCTCCGATGCGACCTTCACCTGGGCCGACGCCGCCTTCCTGGAGGAGCAGAAGGTGAGTGGTTGGAGCGACCTGCCCGTCTGGGTTCCGCCCACGGGGGAGGAGTCGGGCCTGAGCCGCGTGAGCATCGCCAAGGCGGTGGAGCGGGGGCTGAAGTTCCGGCCGGTGGTGGACACGGCGCGCGACACGCTGACGTGGTTCAACGGACTGTCTCCCGAGCGCCAGGAAGCGCTGCGCAAGCGGGGAGGGCTCAGCCCGGAGCGTGAGCGCGAGGTGCTCGCCCTCTGGCACCAACGCAAGGCCGGAGCCTCGCAGGCGGGGTGA
- a CDS encoding AAA domain-containing protein — translation MPRDVSFFDSLGRLLSLEREAERARMEALAEGLSLQQRAEQGLTFLDLESLEEEVGLGGRVLVTLARKDRARFPARLDNGDQVAVYPRRAEVKEPARALVTRATAMRVQLAFDRSPPPFIHEGLLRLDRVPNDVTYERMRAGLSRVKALDKGLGRRKREVLLGNEPPRFDSLREFTPTRPLNPEQRDAVARALAAEDFFLVHGPPGTGKSTVLAEVAAQAVARGERLLCAAASNAAVDHLLDLCLDKGLRAVRVGHPARVTPRLQEHTLDLIVEDHPDRVLSRELFDEAFSLLGYARRQRTQGRSRERFSNARASTTEAKGMLDEARALERKAVRNVLERAQVVCVTLASLDSGVLAHEEFDLALLDEAAQSTEPLALLGFLRAPKVVLAGDPQQLPPTILSPEAAKAGLSVSLFERLLADHGEGVKRMLREQYRMNTAIMSFPSREMYAGELRAHPSVAGRTLADVLPPEAQGDFPPVLYLDTAGKGFEEEQEKDTGSLFNTGEADLVVARVKELLAAGIAPRELAVITPYRAQAHALRERVEPLSADVEVDTVDAFQGREKDAILVSLVRSNGEGQIGFLSDLRRMNVALTRARRHLFVVGDSATLSGHPFYARFIESTQEGQGYRSAWEWPDPADAL, via the coding sequence ATGCCTCGCGATGTCTCCTTCTTCGATTCCCTGGGCCGTCTGCTGTCCCTCGAGCGCGAGGCGGAACGCGCCCGCATGGAAGCCCTCGCCGAGGGCCTGTCCCTGCAACAGCGCGCCGAGCAGGGCCTGACCTTCCTCGACCTGGAGAGCCTGGAAGAGGAAGTCGGCCTCGGGGGCCGGGTGCTGGTGACGCTCGCGCGCAAGGACCGCGCGCGCTTCCCCGCCCGGCTCGACAACGGCGACCAGGTGGCCGTCTATCCCCGCCGCGCCGAGGTGAAGGAGCCCGCGCGCGCCCTCGTCACCCGCGCCACGGCGATGCGCGTGCAGCTCGCCTTCGACCGCTCGCCGCCGCCCTTCATCCACGAGGGCCTGCTGCGGCTCGACCGCGTCCCCAACGACGTCACCTACGAGCGCATGCGCGCGGGCCTGTCCCGGGTGAAGGCGCTCGACAAGGGGCTGGGCCGCCGCAAGCGCGAGGTGCTGCTCGGCAACGAGCCCCCGCGCTTCGACTCGCTCCGGGAATTCACCCCCACGCGCCCGCTCAACCCCGAGCAGCGGGACGCCGTCGCCCGCGCGCTCGCCGCGGAGGACTTCTTCCTCGTCCATGGCCCGCCGGGCACGGGCAAGAGCACCGTGCTCGCCGAGGTCGCCGCCCAGGCGGTGGCCCGGGGCGAGCGCCTGCTCTGCGCCGCCGCGAGCAACGCCGCCGTGGACCACCTGTTGGACCTGTGCCTGGACAAGGGGCTGCGCGCGGTGCGCGTGGGCCACCCCGCCCGCGTCACGCCCCGGCTCCAGGAGCACACGCTGGACCTGATTGTCGAGGACCACCCGGACCGGGTGCTGTCGCGCGAGCTGTTCGACGAGGCCTTCTCGCTGTTGGGCTACGCGCGCCGCCAGCGCACCCAGGGCCGCAGCCGCGAGCGCTTCTCCAACGCGCGCGCATCCACCACCGAGGCCAAGGGCATGCTGGACGAGGCCCGGGCCCTGGAGCGCAAGGCGGTGCGCAACGTGCTGGAGCGGGCGCAGGTGGTGTGCGTGACGCTCGCGAGCCTGGACTCGGGCGTGCTCGCCCACGAGGAATTCGACCTGGCCCTGTTGGACGAGGCCGCCCAGTCCACCGAGCCGCTGGCCCTGCTCGGCTTCCTGCGCGCGCCCAAGGTGGTGCTCGCGGGAGACCCCCAGCAGTTGCCGCCCACCATCCTCTCGCCCGAGGCGGCGAAGGCGGGCCTCTCCGTGAGCCTCTTCGAGCGCCTGCTCGCGGACCATGGAGAAGGCGTCAAACGGATGCTGCGCGAGCAGTACCGGATGAACACGGCCATCATGTCCTTCCCCTCGCGGGAGATGTACGCGGGGGAGCTGCGCGCGCATCCGAGCGTGGCGGGGCGAACGCTGGCGGACGTGCTGCCACCGGAGGCCCAGGGCGACTTCCCACCGGTGCTCTACCTGGACACGGCGGGCAAGGGCTTCGAGGAGGAGCAGGAGAAGGACACCGGAAGCCTCTTCAACACGGGCGAGGCGGACCTGGTGGTGGCGCGGGTGAAGGAACTGCTGGCGGCGGGAATCGCGCCGAGGGAGCTCGCCGTCATCACGCCCTATCGGGCGCAGGCGCACGCCCTGCGCGAGCGCGTGGAGCCGCTGTCGGCGGACGTGGAGGTGGACACGGTGGACGCGTTCCAGGGACGGGAGAAGGACGCGATCCTGGTGAGCCTCGTGCGCTCCAATGGCGAGGGACAGATTGGCTTCCTCTCCGACCTGCGCCGCATGAACGTGGCGCTGACCCGGGCGCGCCGTCACCTCTTCGTGGTGGGAGACTCGGCGACCCTGAGCGGCCACCCCTTCTACGCGCGCTTCATCGAGTCCACCCAGGAAGGCCAGGGCTACCGCTCCGCCTGGGAGTGGCCCGATCCCGCCGACGCGCTCTGA